A portion of the Calothrix sp. 336/3 genome contains these proteins:
- the xseB gene encoding exodeoxyribonuclease VII small subunit has protein sequence MPRGKSNPSKDWSYEEKVGEIEKIISRIETGELDLQQVFTEFATAVDFLHECEQFLLQKQQQVDLLIEKLEDD, from the coding sequence ATGCCTAGGGGTAAAAGTAATCCTTCCAAGGATTGGAGTTATGAGGAAAAGGTAGGGGAAATTGAAAAGATTATCTCTCGCATTGAAACAGGAGAGTTGGATTTACAGCAGGTGTTTACAGAATTTGCCACTGCGGTAGATTTTTTGCACGAGTGTGAGCAGTTTTTACTTCAGAAACAGCAGCAGGTGGATTTGCTGATTGAGAAGTTAGAGGATGACTAG
- the argJ gene encoding bifunctional ornithine acetyltransferase/N-acetylglutamate synthase, which produces MADWQVISGGVTAPRGYRAAGIQAGLKPSGLPDLALIVSEVEAIAAGVFTTSHVKAACVDYCRQQLQTKQSARAILCNSGQANAATGEKGWQDAITSAQALAASLHIPLDSILLASTGVIGQRIPMDKLTAALPQLIGELSDAGSDRAARAIMTTDLVPKTIALETVIHDRPVRIGGIAKGSGMIHPNMATMLAFVTCDAAVSPHLWQQMLSRAADRSFNSITVDGDTSTNDSLMALANGQSRTPAITEMGQEAEKLEAMLTEVCQYLAKAIARDGEGATCLMEVQVTGTHDETAARQIAKTIAGSSLVKSAIFGRDPNWGRIAAAAGRAGVPFEQENLSIKLGDFLLMENGQPLTFDRVAANAYLQTAAQGEYLQQDTVLITVNVGNGYGTGKAWGCDLSYDYVKINAEYTT; this is translated from the coding sequence ATGGCAGACTGGCAAGTGATTAGTGGTGGAGTGACTGCACCAAGAGGTTATCGGGCAGCAGGAATTCAAGCAGGTTTGAAGCCTTCGGGATTGCCGGATTTAGCTTTGATTGTGTCGGAAGTGGAAGCGATCGCCGCCGGTGTGTTTACCACCAGTCATGTCAAAGCTGCCTGTGTAGATTATTGTCGTCAGCAGCTACAGACAAAGCAGAGTGCAAGGGCAATTTTATGTAATTCTGGGCAAGCAAATGCTGCCACAGGGGAAAAAGGTTGGCAAGATGCGATAACATCGGCACAGGCTTTAGCTGCATCCTTGCATATTCCTCTAGATTCTATTCTTTTGGCTTCTACGGGGGTAATTGGGCAACGGATTCCCATGGATAAGTTAACTGCGGCGCTTCCCCAATTAATTGGAGAATTATCTGATGCTGGTTCCGATAGAGCTGCCAGGGCAATTATGACTACGGATTTAGTGCCCAAAACCATCGCTTTAGAAACAGTGATTCACGATCGCCCGGTGCGAATTGGCGGTATTGCTAAGGGTTCAGGGATGATTCATCCCAACATGGCAACCATGTTAGCCTTTGTCACCTGTGATGCAGCAGTCTCTCCCCATCTGTGGCAACAAATGCTCAGTCGTGCGGCAGATAGAAGCTTTAATTCCATCACCGTGGATGGAGATACTAGTACTAATGATAGTTTGATGGCTTTGGCGAATGGACAATCCCGCACCCCAGCGATTACAGAAATGGGGCAAGAAGCAGAAAAACTGGAAGCGATGTTAACAGAGGTTTGTCAATATTTAGCCAAGGCGATCGCCCGTGATGGTGAAGGGGCAACTTGCTTGATGGAAGTACAAGTCACGGGAACCCACGACGAAACCGCAGCTAGACAAATAGCCAAAACCATTGCTGGCTCATCCTTGGTGAAATCTGCAATTTTTGGACGTGATCCCAATTGGGGCAGAATTGCTGCCGCCGCAGGGCGTGCTGGTGTACCCTTTGAGCAGGAAAATTTAAGTATTAAATTAGGGGATTTCCTCCTGATGGAAAATGGGCAACCCCTCACTTTTGATCGCGTTGCCGCCAACGCATATTTACAAACAGCTGCCCAGGGAGAGTACTTGCAGCAAGATACCGTATTAATTACCGTAAATGTTGGCAATGGATATGGTACAGGTAAAGCTTGGGGCTGTGATTTAAGTTATGACTACGTGAAAATCAACGCCGAATATACAACCTAG
- the xseA gene encoding exodeoxyribonuclease VII large subunit: MTINPPDFSSAHQALSVNGVTEYIQSLLEEDRHLRQVWVIGEVSSANPHRSGLFFTLQDPEGGAIIKCVAWAGTLPKLGQMPQVGEQIIILGSIRLYPQRGEYQLQVWQSIPVGVGLQALRFQQLRNRLALEGLFDTDRKRPIPNHPQTISVVTSPTAAAWGDIQKTLKQRYPGIQVLFSPATVQGEQAADSIVRAIARVERDGRAEVLILARGGGAVEELACFNDERVVRSVATCNIPVVTGIGHQRDESLTDLVADMCAHTPTAAAELVVPSLGELYNQHRQRVIDLSLAMDGQLARADGQLQGLRSRIQRLGLAKQLQQESRLLTWKRQQLLQVTQGRLQSASQYLQLLGEKISTLDPNNVLKRGYAVVRKEGVVVRSPQDISVGEELLVQLGEGEIQVEVKAVKGK; the protein is encoded by the coding sequence ATGACCATAAATCCCCCTGATTTTTCCTCGGCGCATCAAGCACTTTCAGTAAATGGGGTGACAGAGTATATTCAGTCACTCCTTGAAGAAGATAGGCACTTGCGGCAGGTTTGGGTAATTGGTGAGGTATCTAGTGCAAATCCCCATCGCAGTGGATTATTTTTTACACTCCAAGACCCGGAGGGAGGAGCGATAATCAAATGCGTGGCATGGGCGGGAACCTTACCCAAATTGGGTCAGATGCCCCAGGTGGGTGAACAAATTATTATTTTAGGGAGTATCCGTCTTTACCCGCAGCGTGGAGAATATCAATTACAAGTATGGCAATCCATACCTGTGGGGGTAGGATTACAGGCGTTACGCTTCCAACAATTACGGAATAGATTAGCACTAGAAGGTTTATTTGATACAGACAGAAAACGCCCCATTCCCAACCATCCCCAAACTATTAGTGTTGTGACTTCCCCCACAGCCGCAGCTTGGGGTGATATTCAAAAGACTCTCAAACAAAGATATCCAGGAATACAAGTACTTTTTTCCCCAGCCACAGTTCAGGGTGAACAAGCTGCCGATTCTATTGTGAGGGCGATCGCCAGGGTAGAAAGGGATGGGCGAGCCGAGGTATTAATTTTAGCGCGGGGTGGGGGTGCGGTGGAGGAGTTAGCCTGTTTTAATGATGAGCGAGTGGTACGATCTGTGGCTACTTGCAACATTCCAGTGGTGACGGGTATTGGACATCAACGGGATGAGTCTCTCACGGATTTAGTTGCAGATATGTGCGCTCATACACCCACGGCGGCGGCGGAATTGGTTGTTCCCTCCCTGGGAGAATTGTATAATCAGCATCGGCAGCGTGTTATAGATTTATCCTTGGCGATGGATGGGCAGTTGGCAAGGGCTGATGGGCAATTGCAAGGATTACGCTCACGGATACAGCGTTTGGGTTTGGCAAAGCAACTGCAACAGGAGTCACGCTTACTAACCTGGAAACGGCAACAACTATTACAGGTGACTCAGGGAAGATTACAGTCGGCATCTCAGTATTTACAGTTGCTAGGGGAGAAAATCAGCACCCTTGACCCCAATAATGTACTGAAACGCGGCTATGCAGTTGTCAGGAAAGAAGGTGTGGTAGTGCGATCGCCCCAAGATATATCGGTGGGTGAGGAATTACTGGTACAGTTAGGAGAGGGTGAAATTCAGGTAGAAGTTAAGGCAGTCAAGGGGAAGTAG
- the glpK gene encoding glycerol kinase GlpK produces the protein MSYILALDLGTTGNRAFIFNKAGKIVAQAYRELTQYYPQPGWLEHDAEEIWQATCGVMQTALQEASLNFSEIVAMGLTVQRETCLLWDKNTGKPLHRAIVWQDRRTAPQCQNLEEQGYGEEIYQRSGLVLDAYFSGTKLRWLLDNTCSHGHQDVLAGTIDTWILWKLTGGKVHATDHSNASRTMLMNLASCEWDARLLELLQIPRQILPEIKPSLGHFGVTDSTLFGVEIPITAMLGDQQAALFGHGCANPGLMKCTYGTGSFLVAHTGQKIVQSQHQLLSTIAWTENHQVGYALEGSIFTSGACIKWLRDGIKLINHAAETESMAESVTDNGGVYFVPALSGLGAPHWDMNARGAFFGITGGVGKEHLVRAVLEAIAYQVKEVVAAINASSPTPIQKLRVDGGACENNFLMQLQADVLGIPVERPLVKEMTVQGIAFAAGIAAGFWQNYQQLQQQETIDRVFLPREERETVDRNFQIWQKAVSRAKNWVE, from the coding sequence ATGTCTTATATCCTCGCACTCGATTTGGGAACTACTGGCAACCGCGCTTTTATCTTCAACAAAGCCGGTAAAATTGTCGCGCAGGCATATCGAGAACTAACCCAATATTATCCCCAACCGGGCTGGTTAGAACATGATGCAGAGGAAATATGGCAAGCTACCTGTGGGGTGATGCAAACTGCGTTACAAGAAGCATCTCTAAATTTTTCAGAGATAGTTGCCATGGGATTGACGGTACAGCGAGAGACTTGCTTGCTCTGGGATAAAAATACGGGTAAACCTCTACATCGGGCGATCGTCTGGCAAGATAGACGTACTGCTCCTCAATGTCAAAATTTAGAGGAACAGGGTTATGGAGAGGAGATTTATCAGCGTAGTGGGTTGGTGCTGGATGCTTATTTTTCGGGGACAAAGCTACGCTGGTTACTAGATAATACTTGCAGTCATGGGCATCAAGATGTTTTAGCTGGGACGATTGATACCTGGATATTATGGAAATTAACAGGGGGAAAAGTTCACGCTACTGACCATAGTAACGCTAGTCGCACGATGTTGATGAATTTGGCTAGCTGTGAGTGGGATGCTAGATTACTGGAATTATTGCAGATACCCAGGCAGATTTTACCGGAGATTAAACCCAGTTTGGGTCATTTTGGTGTGACTGATAGCACCTTATTCGGAGTAGAAATTCCAATCACTGCGATGCTTGGCGACCAACAGGCAGCTTTGTTTGGGCATGGTTGCGCCAATCCTGGTTTAATGAAATGTACTTATGGAACTGGTAGCTTTTTAGTAGCCCATACGGGACAGAAAATTGTCCAATCCCAGCATCAATTATTAAGTACGATCGCCTGGACTGAAAATCATCAAGTTGGGTATGCCTTGGAAGGTAGTATTTTTACAAGTGGTGCTTGTATTAAATGGTTACGAGATGGCATCAAATTAATTAATCATGCTGCGGAAACAGAAAGTATGGCTGAGTCTGTGACGGATAACGGTGGTGTATATTTTGTACCTGCCCTGAGTGGTTTAGGTGCGCCCCACTGGGATATGAATGCACGGGGAGCTTTTTTCGGGATTACGGGTGGAGTAGGAAAGGAACATCTGGTGAGAGCTGTTTTAGAGGCGATCGCCTACCAAGTTAAGGAAGTAGTCGCAGCCATTAATGCATCATCCCCCACACCAATCCAAAAGTTAAGGGTAGATGGGGGTGCTTGTGAGAATAATTTTCTTATGCAATTACAAGCAGATGTCTTGGGAATTCCGGTAGAACGTCCCCTAGTTAAGGAAATGACGGTACAGGGAATTGCCTTTGCTGCGGGAATTGCCGCAGGTTTTTGGCAAAATTATCAACAATTACAGCAACAGGAAACCATCGATCGGGTGTTTCTACCACGGGAGGAAAGGGAAACGGTAGATAGGAATTTTCAGATTTGGCAAAAAGCTGTATCCAGGGCAAAAAATTGGGTGGAATAG
- a CDS encoding GAF domain-containing protein, with product MFIHTNVLTQAELKSAIIQNALVVEPSITVMEAIAQMSGVRTLCSVGEEVTTTPFDDVHTEARSSCVLIVEDDKLIGIFTERDVVRLSAKQRSLHDLHIGEVMTRSVITLKESAFQDIFLAINLLNQHNIRHLPIVDDSDRLVGLLTHESLRQSLRPVDLLRLRLVTEVMSSEVVCATAKTSMLAIANLMAANRVGSVVIVVKGQIPIGIITERDLVQFQALSLDLENCPVEAVMSAPIFTAKPENSLWEVQQIMDKRRIRRIVVTNSQDELLGIVTQSSLLQLLNPIEMYKFAEVLENKISRLEAEKVEILQNRTVELEEQIQERTTTLTVKTERERLIAQIANRIRNSLNLEEILTACVAEVRAFLACDRVLVYQFQADYSGIVVSESVGDGWISSLGDYIEDSCFQEQATILYEYGRTTAIDNIYTVGYRDCHIQLLEKYQVKSNLIVPIIVSGKLWGLLIGHQCKDFRSWHLDDIALLDEMAVQLAIAIQQAIAYQQAQTELEERRKTEVRLRESEQRYATLTAAAPVGIFRTDAEGNGTYINQRGIEIIGISESTAIPNGWKQRLHPDDREKVLRESAKSRRESRPFQLEYRFLHPDARVTWVYGQAIPEFNSEGKITGYIGTITDITARRQAELLIEMQNTLLERIAKGEALKNILDALIYSIEEQLPGALCSILLCSHQGKLRSGAAPNLPEAYNQAVDGVAIGEGVGSCGTAVFRKQPVIVADIANDPLWQNFKELALSYDLQSCWSFPVITSNDEVLATFGVYHHKVYSPQARELEIINLAANIAKIAIERDRATQALELLNRDLEARVEQRTAELQERESQLEDFLDNANDLIQSVVLEDGSFEYVNRAWLQTLGYSEGEVKKLTLFDVLHPKCQQHCTDVVTQIQAGKLSTIERVELTFLTKDGREVIVEGSINCRYESHSNDKLKRYRPVATRAIFRDITDRKQAEARLQEQEQFLRSIYDGVEYPIFVIDVLDDGDFAYIDWNSSAEKFFGISRHEIFGKSPEAIYGKENGSRERQRLQHCLATNSSVTYEEKLLFPGQGETWWLTTLNPFRDSKGQIYRFVGTSFDISDRKQAEEALRQSQQFIQTVLDTFPLSVFWKNRESVYLGCNQKFAQNMGLESSTTDIIGKTDFDLSPTIDEANAYRSDDKQVMESGNAKLGIEETLTLPSGVQIWLETNKIPLRNLEGDVVGVVGTFQDITARKQAEKIIRQQAERETLLREISQRIRQSLDLQTIFETATAEIRQFIQADRVGIFKFYPESNFDDGVFVAESVVEGYTSVLGVKIHDHCFGENHSTLYKQNKMQVLNDIFHAGILDCYIDVLVKLQVRANLVVPLLNGGELWGLLCVHQCSAPRTWQKTEIEFIQQIANQLAIAIQQASLYAQVQLELVVRQQAEKAIALQLQRQQTLGAIAEQIRESLDVQHILTTVTHQVKELMDVDRVLIFRLFPDGKSRIVEEVVSSPYVVFKGKNWEDESFAQKILDSYLQGKARIVPNTSEDVWTECLQEYNSEAQIQSKIVAPILQELPEATKGRWVDSQNKTQLWGLLCVHACSYKRVWEESEALLLQQIANQLAIAIQQANFVEQIQQELAERQQAEARLTESNEKLAISNKELAHATRLKDEFLANMSHELRTPLNAILGMAEGLQEEVFGSTSEQQKVALQTVERSATHLLELINDILDLAKIEAGQVELDCSITPISPLCQASIIFIKQQAFNKSLKLNLQIPPHLPDLLIDERRIRQVLINLLNNAVKFTPEGGTITLEVTLESSTNNNTYNLMRFAVIDTGIGIEPEDQKRLFQPFIQVDSALNRQYQGTGLGLSLVKRIVELHGGSVSVSSQVGVGSRFTVDIPCVEIPISSSNSLSHSTAEVTNNITETIMNSPLILMAEDNEANIITVSSYLTAKGYRLILANNGQEAVDLANSQQPDLILMDIQMPGMDGLEAIKHIRSNPDTINIPIIALTALAMAGDREKCLEAGANDYLTKPVKLKQLANTIQGFLDNVPQ from the coding sequence ATGTTTATTCATACCAACGTTCTCACACAAGCTGAATTAAAGTCTGCGATCATCCAAAACGCTTTGGTAGTTGAACCCAGCATCACAGTGATGGAAGCGATCGCCCAAATGAGTGGTGTGCGTACCCTCTGTTCAGTCGGTGAAGAAGTTACTACTACCCCATTCGATGACGTACATACTGAAGCTCGTTCTAGCTGTGTGTTGATTGTTGAGGATGATAAATTAATTGGTATTTTTACAGAACGGGATGTGGTGCGGCTGAGTGCCAAGCAGCGATCGCTCCACGATTTGCACATAGGTGAGGTAATGACTCGTTCAGTGATTACCCTCAAAGAATCGGCTTTTCAAGATATATTTTTGGCAATAAATCTTCTGAACCAGCATAATATTCGCCATTTACCGATTGTTGATGATAGCGATCGCCTCGTAGGTTTATTAACCCATGAGAGTTTGCGGCAAAGTTTGCGCCCAGTTGATTTGTTGCGGTTGCGTCTGGTGACTGAGGTAATGAGTTCTGAGGTGGTTTGTGCTACTGCTAAAACCTCTATGTTGGCGATCGCCAATTTGATGGCAGCAAATCGTGTTGGCTCTGTGGTGATTGTGGTAAAGGGACAAATCCCTATTGGAATTATTACTGAACGAGATTTAGTCCAGTTTCAAGCCTTGAGTTTGGATTTAGAAAACTGCCCAGTAGAAGCAGTCATGAGTGCGCCTATTTTTACAGCCAAACCAGAGAATAGTCTGTGGGAAGTGCAGCAAATTATGGATAAACGTCGCATCCGGCGCATAGTAGTGACGAATTCCCAAGATGAACTGTTAGGTATTGTGACTCAGAGTAGCCTTTTGCAGTTACTTAACCCCATAGAAATGTACAAATTTGCCGAGGTTTTAGAAAATAAAATTTCACGATTAGAAGCAGAGAAGGTAGAAATCCTGCAAAATCGCACGGTTGAATTAGAAGAACAAATTCAAGAACGCACTACTACCCTCACTGTTAAAACCGAGCGAGAGCGACTCATTGCCCAAATTGCCAACCGTATCCGTAATTCCCTGAATCTGGAAGAAATTTTAACAGCTTGCGTGGCAGAAGTCAGAGCTTTTTTAGCCTGCGATCGCGTTTTAGTTTATCAGTTTCAAGCTGATTACAGTGGCATTGTGGTTTCAGAATCCGTGGGAGATGGCTGGATTTCCTCCCTTGGTGATTATATCGAAGATTCTTGTTTTCAAGAACAGGCGACAATACTATACGAATATGGGCGAACAACTGCAATTGATAACATCTACACCGTAGGGTATAGAGACTGTCATATCCAATTATTAGAAAAATATCAAGTCAAATCCAATCTGATTGTCCCAATTATCGTATCAGGTAAGCTTTGGGGCTTATTAATTGGGCATCAATGCAAAGATTTTCGCTCTTGGCATCTTGATGATATCGCCTTACTGGATGAGATGGCAGTACAATTGGCGATCGCCATTCAACAAGCCATTGCTTACCAGCAAGCCCAAACTGAATTAGAGGAACGGCGAAAAACAGAAGTCCGTTTGCGTGAGAGTGAACAACGTTATGCTACCTTGACTGCGGCAGCTCCCGTTGGTATTTTCCGTACTGATGCAGAGGGCAATGGTACTTATATCAATCAACGGGGTATAGAAATTATTGGAATTTCTGAATCTACAGCTATACCCAATGGATGGAAACAAAGATTACATCCAGATGACCGTGAAAAAGTTCTTCGTGAAAGTGCAAAATCTCGCCGAGAAAGTCGCCCTTTTCAGCTAGAATACCGTTTTCTGCATCCTGATGCTAGGGTGACTTGGGTATATGGGCAAGCAATACCAGAATTTAACTCTGAGGGTAAAATAACAGGTTATATCGGTACAATAACTGATATCACGGCTCGCAGACAAGCCGAGTTACTCATAGAAATGCAAAATACTCTCCTAGAAAGGATTGCCAAAGGAGAAGCCCTAAAAAATATTTTGGATGCTCTGATCTATTCGATTGAAGAACAATTGCCCGGAGCCTTATGTTCTATTTTACTATGCAGTCACCAAGGAAAACTGCGAAGCGGGGCAGCTCCCAATTTGCCAGAAGCCTATAATCAGGCGGTTGATGGGGTAGCAATAGGAGAAGGGGTTGGTTCCTGTGGAACGGCGGTTTTTCGCAAACAACCTGTGATAGTTGCAGACATTGCCAACGATCCACTCTGGCAAAACTTTAAAGAATTGGCACTATCCTATGATTTGCAATCCTGCTGGTCATTCCCGGTGATCACCAGCAATGATGAAGTGTTAGCAACATTTGGAGTTTATCATCATAAGGTTTACAGTCCCCAGGCACGGGAGTTAGAAATTATTAATTTGGCAGCGAATATTGCCAAAATAGCTATCGAACGCGATCGCGCCACCCAAGCTCTAGAACTTTTAAATCGGGATTTGGAAGCACGAGTTGAACAGCGCACTGCCGAATTACAAGAACGGGAATCCCAGTTAGAAGACTTTTTGGATAACGCCAACGATTTAATTCAGAGCGTTGTATTAGAGGATGGCAGCTTTGAATATGTTAACCGGGCTTGGCTACAAACTCTGGGTTATTCGGAAGGAGAAGTTAAGAAACTAACTCTTTTTGATGTCCTCCACCCTAAATGTCAGCAACACTGCACTGACGTAGTTACCCAAATCCAAGCAGGGAAATTATCAACCATAGAACGGGTAGAACTCACCTTCTTAACCAAAGATGGGCGAGAAGTAATTGTCGAAGGTAGTATTAACTGTCGATATGAAAGCCATAGCAACGATAAATTGAAACGATATCGACCGGTTGCCACCCGTGCTATTTTCCGAGATATCACAGACCGCAAGCAAGCAGAAGCTCGATTACAGGAACAAGAACAATTTCTGCGCAGCATCTATGATGGTGTCGAGTACCCAATTTTTGTGATTGATGTACTTGATGATGGTGACTTTGCCTATATCGATTGGAACTCATCTGCCGAAAAGTTTTTTGGTATTTCAAGACATGAAATATTTGGCAAATCTCCAGAAGCTATCTATGGTAAAGAAAATGGCAGTCGAGAGCGTCAACGATTACAGCATTGTCTAGCAACGAACTCCTCCGTCACCTACGAAGAAAAACTATTATTTCCGGGACAAGGTGAAACTTGGTGGTTGACAACTCTCAATCCCTTCAGAGACAGTAAGGGGCAGATATACCGCTTTGTGGGGACAAGTTTCGACATTAGCGATCGCAAACAGGCAGAAGAAGCCCTCCGCCAATCCCAACAATTTATTCAAACTGTTCTTGATACCTTCCCTCTCTCCGTATTTTGGAAAAATCGGGAATCTGTATATTTGGGATGTAATCAGAAATTTGCCCAAAATATGGGTTTGGAGTCTTCCACCACAGATATTATTGGTAAAACTGATTTTGATTTGTCACCGACAATAGACGAAGCCAATGCTTACCGTAGTGATGACAAACAGGTAATGGAATCTGGGAATGCCAAGTTGGGAATTGAGGAAACTTTAACCCTTCCCAGTGGGGTACAAATATGGCTAGAAACTAACAAAATTCCCCTACGTAATCTCGAAGGAGATGTTGTTGGTGTGGTGGGAACTTTTCAGGATATCACAGCCCGCAAACAAGCCGAGAAAATCATTCGCCAGCAGGCAGAACGTGAAACCCTATTGCGAGAAATCAGCCAAAGGATTCGCCAATCCCTAGATTTACAAACCATTTTCGAGACAGCCACCGCAGAAATTCGCCAGTTTATCCAAGCTGATCGGGTGGGTATCTTCAAATTTTATCCCGAATCTAATTTTGACGATGGGGTGTTTGTGGCGGAATCCGTGGTAGAAGGATACACATCGGTGTTAGGGGTGAAAATCCATGACCATTGTTTTGGGGAAAATCATTCCACCCTTTATAAGCAAAATAAAATGCAGGTATTAAATGATATTTTCCACGCTGGCATTTTAGACTGTTACATTGATGTTTTAGTCAAACTTCAAGTTCGAGCTAATCTAGTTGTTCCCTTACTCAATGGGGGGGAATTATGGGGATTGCTCTGTGTTCACCAATGTTCTGCACCCCGTACTTGGCAGAAAACGGAAATTGAATTCATTCAACAAATTGCTAACCAGTTAGCGATCGCGATTCAACAGGCAAGTTTGTACGCACAAGTGCAATTAGAATTAGTTGTCAGACAACAGGCAGAAAAGGCGATCGCTCTACAACTGCAACGACAACAAACCCTAGGAGCGATCGCTGAGCAAATTCGTGAATCCCTTGATGTTCAGCATATTCTGACAACGGTGACTCACCAAGTCAAGGAACTCATGGATGTGGATCGAGTCCTGATTTTCCGGCTATTTCCTGATGGCAAAAGTCGTATCGTCGAAGAAGTTGTATCTTCTCCCTATGTAGTTTTCAAAGGTAAAAATTGGGAAGACGAATCCTTCGCCCAAAAAATATTAGATTCTTACTTGCAGGGTAAAGCCCGAATTGTTCCTAACACCAGTGAGGACGTTTGGACAGAATGTTTACAAGAATATAACTCAGAAGCACAAATCCAATCTAAAATTGTCGCCCCCATATTACAAGAATTACCAGAAGCTACCAAGGGGCGCTGGGTTGACTCTCAAAATAAAACTCAACTCTGGGGTTTGTTATGTGTCCATGCTTGTAGTTACAAGAGAGTTTGGGAAGAATCTGAAGCTTTACTGCTACAACAAATTGCCAACCAACTGGCGATCGCTATTCAACAGGCAAACTTTGTCGAACAAATTCAGCAAGAACTAGCAGAACGACAACAAGCAGAAGCTCGTCTGACTGAAAGCAATGAAAAACTTGCCATCTCCAACAAGGAACTTGCCCATGCAACCCGCCTCAAAGACGAATTTCTGGCTAACATGAGTCACGAACTGCGCACCCCTCTCAATGCCATCTTGGGTATGGCAGAAGGTTTACAAGAAGAGGTTTTTGGAAGCACAAGTGAACAGCAAAAAGTAGCACTGCAAACTGTCGAACGTAGTGCTACCCATCTGCTCGAACTCATTAATGACATCCTTGATTTGGCAAAAATTGAAGCCGGACAGGTTGAACTCGACTGTTCCATCACTCCGATTAGTCCACTTTGTCAAGCAAGTATCATATTTATCAAACAACAAGCCTTTAATAAATCTCTGAAACTTAACCTACAAATACCACCCCATCTACCCGATTTACTCATCGATGAACGCCGTATTCGCCAGGTGTTGATTAATTTGCTTAACAACGCTGTGAAATTTACCCCAGAGGGCGGCACCATTACTTTGGAAGTTACCTTAGAATCATCCACCAATAATAATACTTATAACCTAATGCGCTTTGCTGTCATTGATACTGGTATTGGCATTGAGCCAGAAGACCAAAAGAGACTATTTCAGCCCTTTATTCAAGTTGACAGTGCCCTCAATCGTCAATATCAAGGAACCGGTCTAGGGTTATCCCTTGTCAAGAGGATTGTAGAATTACATGGCGGTAGTGTGAGTGTGAGCAGTCAAGTTGGGGTGGGTAGTAGATTTACTGTCGATATTCCTTGCGTGGAAATACCTATCTCATCATCCAACTCCCTGAGCCACTCCACTGCGGAAGTCACTAATAATATCACTGAAACAATTATGAATTCACCTTTGATTTTGATGGCAGAAGACAACGAAGCAAATATTATTACTGTTTCTAGTTATCTGACAGCCAAAGGTTATCGCTTGATTCTGGCAAATAATGGTCAAGAGGCAGTGGATTTAGCCAATTCTCAGCAGCCCGATTTAATTTTAATGGATATTCAAATGCCGGGAATGGATGGTTTAGAAGCGATTAAACATATCCGCAGCAATCCCGACACAATTAATATCCCCATTATTGCCCTGACTGCCTTAGCGATGGCTGGCGATCGCGAAAAATGTCTAGAAGCAGGAGCTAATGATTATCTCACCAAACCAGTTAAGCTCAAGCAGCTAGCTAACACAATTCAGGGTTTTTTAGACAATGTACCTCAATAG